The genomic window ATAAATATCATTGGTAACTACAGCAATATTATATTGTTGGCGCAATGCCTTACACAGAACATCGACCAAAGCTGTTTTACCAGAGCCAACAGGCCCTGCTACTCCGACACGAAAAGCGTTCACTTGAGAATTGGTCATTGGGAATTGGTCATTGCTTAATTATCCATTACCTATTACCTATTACCTATTTAACTGCGAAACAAGCGAGTATATTGGGTTTCGTGCGCCATACTTGCTAGCGATAACCCCCAAGAGCAACTACTAAGCTCATCATCTTCTAAACTCATTATTTCTGTAGCAGCATCGCTAATATTAGCGTGTAACTCGTGTAATAAAATTTGTCCGGCAGTTTGTCCTAAAGGAATTAATTTTACCCCCGCAGTAATTAAATTAGTCGCCCAACTGTGCAAATAGCCAAGAATTAGCGATTGAAGGTTTATTTGCTCCAAGGATGCAAAAATTCCCAAAGCGATCGCATAATTACATTCACCTTCTATACAAAAACTTTGCGCTTGTTGGGGTTTAATTGCGAATAGCAATCGCATCAAACTTTGTCCCATTTGCCAGCTAGAAGCCCGTAATTCGCTTGTTTCTCTCGCGGCGGATAGCCATGTATTCCAGTAACTTAAGGCTGCTATATCGTTCTCTAAGGTCGTTTGGTAAGCCCGTACCATTATCGCCGCTTCAAGACGAATTGCACCATAACTCAATTCTTGTTCTAACCAATGCTGGAGGGTATGGTTATTAATAATTGTTTTTGATTCTACCAGTGTCTCTAATCCTTCCGAATAGCTATAAGCGCCTACGGGTAAAGCGGGACTAACTAGCTGTAACAAGCTTAAAACCTGACTGCGATCGCCAATGGACATAAATAAAATAGAAAAATAAACTCTAAACCTATAGCCTTTTAAAAAATCTTCTATGCTTTGGAGTCGGTTGTCTAGATTGAATGCCGAGCTAAATTTCCGTGCGCCCAAAGAGCCACTTGAGGGCGATCGCCTAATTCTAACTCGCTAAGAATCCGACTAATGATTGCTTTTTGGCGTAGATCATAACTGTAAAGATTTGCCATCAGCACTGGGACTAGGATTTGTTTCTATATGGTCTTAACTACGATACCAGTTTACACATCGCAAAATGATCTCGCCGCCATTTAAACGGGGAAAATGAATTCATTAGAGGTAAGCTAAATAATTTTCTCTGTTTAAATTATTTAGCTTACCATTTTTTGCAACACAACCAACTTTAACAAAGCCATGTTTGATGGCTGAAATTGATAGACCACAAGGGTTATAAGCTAATAAGATCGCTAATGTATTCCTAGTAAATTTCTAGATAAAAAGTGCTAAAAAATAGCTGAAAGGCTTGTATTACGTAATATATTATCTTGGGTTCTAGTTGCATCAGTCTCGTTAAAATAAAGCGAAAATTATAGTTTCTAGATCAGCGCCTGAATTTATGACTGTTCGCGTCCGCATTGCTCCAAGTCCTACTGGAAACCTACATATTGGTACGGCGAGAACTGCTGTATTTAACTGGTTATACGCCCGTCATCATGGCGGTACGTTCATTATAAGGATTGAGGATACAGATACAGAGCGATCGCGCGACGAATACACCCAAAATATATTTGATGGTTTGCAATGGTTAGGTTTAACTTGGGATGAAGGGCCTTTTTACCAGTCAAAGCGCCTAGAAATGTATAAGCAAGGAGTAAAAACCTTGTTAGATAAAGGACTAGCTTATTATTGCTATACCAGCGAAGCGGAACTAGGAGAAATGCGGGAGCAACAAAAAGCTAGAAACGAAGCACCCCGTTATGATAATCGCCATCGTAATTTAACCACTGAACAACAAGCCGCTTTTATTGCTGAAGGTCGCCGTCCGGTAATCCGCTTTAAAATAGAAGACGATCGCGAAATTGTTTGGAATGACATGGTACGCGGACAAATGAGTTGGCGTGGTAGTGATTTGGGCGGCGATATGGTAATTGCTCGTGCTGCCAAAAATGAGATTGGGCAAGCTTTGTACAATTTTGCCGTAGTAATTGATGACA from Synechocystis sp. PCC 7509 includes these protein-coding regions:
- a CDS encoding urease accessory protein UreF codes for the protein MSIGDRSQVLSLLQLVSPALPVGAYSYSEGLETLVESKTIINNHTLQHWLEQELSYGAIRLEAAIMVRAYQTTLENDIAALSYWNTWLSAARETSELRASSWQMGQSLMRLLFAIKPQQAQSFCIEGECNYAIALGIFASLEQINLQSLILGYLHSWATNLITAGVKLIPLGQTAGQILLHELHANISDAATEIMSLEDDELSSCSWGLSLASMAHETQYTRLFRS